Genomic segment of Ailuropoda melanoleuca isolate Jingjing chromosome 1, ASM200744v2, whole genome shotgun sequence:
CTCCCCTAGTACCTTCCAAGTGTGACAGGTCAGCTGCCTCTGCCGGCCTGTTTGCCTGCCAAGCCCGGCCTGTTTGCCTGCCAAGCCCGAGGAGAGCCCATTGAGGATGCccggtgggaggaggaggagagggggaggagggaggaggaagggaggaagggggtggaggaagggagaaagggggaggaggaggagagaaaggaggaggagggagggNNNNNNNNNNNNNNNNNNNNNNNNNNNNNNNNNNNNNNNNNNNNNNNNNNNNNNNNNNNNNNNNNNNNNNNNNNNNNNNNNNNNNNNNNNNNNNNNNNNNNNNNNNNNNNNNNNNNNNNNNNNNNNNNNNNNNNNNNNNNNNNNNNNNNNNNNNNNNNNNNNNNNNNNNNNNNNNNNNNNNNNNNNNNNNNNNNNNNNNNNNNNNNNNNNNNNNNNNNNNNNNNNNNNNNNNNNNNNNNNNNNNNNNNNNNNNNNNNNNNNNNNNNNNNNNNNNNNNNNNNNNNNNNNNNNNNNNNNNNNNNNNNNNNNNNNNNNNNNNNNNNNNNNNNNNNNNNNNNNNNNNNNNNNNNNNNNNNNNNNNNNNNNNNNNNNNNNNNNNNNNNNNNNNNNNNNNNNNNNNNNNNNNNNNNNNNNNNNNNNNNNNNNNNNNNNNNNNNNNNNNNNNNNNNNNNNNNNNNNNNNNNNNNNNNNNNNNNNNNNNNNNNNNNNNNNNNNNNNNNNNNNNNNNNNNNNNNNNNNNNNNNNNNNNNNNNNNNNNNNNNNNNNNNNNNNNNNNNNNNNNNNNNNNNNNNNNNNNNNNNNNNNNNNNNNNNNNNNNNNNNNNNNNNNNNNNNNNNNNNNNNNNNNNNNNNNNNNNNNNNNNNNNNNNNNNNNNNNNNNNNNNNNNNNNNNNNNNNNNNNNNNNNNNNNNNNNNNNNNNNNNNNNNNNNNNNNNNNNNNNNNNNNNNNNNNNNNNNNNNNNNNNNNNNNNNNNNNNNNNNNNNNNNNNNNNNNNNNNNNNNNNNNNNNNNNNNNNNNNNNAGGGGGtcggaggagggaggaagggggaggaggaagggaggaaggaggaagaggaggggaggaagggggaggaagggggaggaggaggggggtgtAGTTGGTCCTCCTAAGTCtctgggccctgggctctggtGGCTAGCCATTTGTCCAGAGATGTCATAACCGAGGGGCTGTTTGGTGTTCCTGGACACCACATCGACTGTCTGGATTTCTGGAGCTGGGTCCCGTGGCTCTTGGTGACCCAGTGCGGGATAGTCTTTCCCCTGGGACTGACCTGCACTCAGTCTCAACGTCTTGGGGGCCTTTAGTGCATGGTGCTGTGGGGACCACAGCCTTTGGGGTCATCGTTGGCTTTCCCATGGGGGTGTGGGTTGAGGGGGCCACCAGGTGGGGGATCCTCGGTCAGGGGAGGGGATCCAACAGCGTCCCTCAAAGTCCCTGAGGCTTACCCATGTGGGGCTGAGTCTGGGGTCCTGGGCACAAGCCTAGAATGGCTCTTCCACACTTGTCCGGGGCACCTGTGGCCAGCCCAGCCCATCCTGTGGCACCTCCTGGGCGGGCAGGGCTGCAGACACCCCTGGGTGAATTGGCTGAGGCGCCCGGGTCCACCCAGTCGCCCAGAGGCTGGTAGGCGGCGAACACAGCACAGCCCCAATGCTGACCCAAGGCTCCACGATGGGCGCTCGGTTTCCTTATGTGGGGCCTTGGAGCCTGCTGGCTCCTGGGGCTTGGGGCGGCCGGGGCTGGCTTGGGTTGTCCCGTGGCCCGAGTCAGGGGTGGGTAGTGCCCTGAGTCAGTGGGTCCCCAGAAAGGACGTGACCTCTGAGGGCCCAGCTGTGTCTGTCCTGGTGGCTCCGAGCCGTGGCCAGAGCCCCTTGGCGGGTCCCGGTGAGAGCAGGTACAGGGCTCCCTCGCCGCGTCCCTGTGCCCTGGGACCACGTGAGGCTGGCGGCAGGCGCCCTCCCTCTGCAGACAGGCGTGGCCCTACTGTGGcctctcctgtcttcttcctttttctttctggtttcctccctccctctgctgtgtgAAACCTGTTGCCGGAGGCCTTTCCTCCCAGGGCTGTGTTGGCCTGAGTGTAAATCGGTCCCATCGTCAACGGCAAGGAGAAACCAGTTTCCATCTCCTAAAAGCACAGAGACCTAGGTCCGCACACCACCGGCCTTCGCGGCCGTCCACGAGGTGGTCTCGCGCTGCGCGGGGAGGCCGGCGGGCGGGACGCGCCAGACCATCGCGCGGCGGCCGTGTGACACGCCCGCGCCCCGCAGGTCACCAACGAGATCACGCCGGTGCTGTCCTACTCGTACCTGGCCGTGCTGGTGCCCGTGTTCCTGCTGACCGACTACCTGCGCTACAAGCCGGTGCTGGTGCTGCAGGGTCTGAGCTACGTGTCCgtgtggctgctgctgctgctcggcCGCTCCGTGCCGCACATGCAGCTCATGGAGCTCTTCTTCAGCGTCACCATGGCCGCGCGCATCGCCTACTCCTCCTACATCTTCTCGCTCGTGCGGCCCGCGCGCTACCAGCGCATGGCCGGCTACTCGCGCGCCGCCACGCTGCTGGGCGTCTTCACCAGCTCGGTGCTGGGCCAGCTGCTCGTCAGCGTGGGCGGGCTCCCCTTCTCCACGCTCAACTACATCTCGCTCGCCCTCCTCGCCCTCAGCCTGGGCCTCGCCCTCTTCCTGAAGCGCCCCAAGCGCAGCCTCTTCTTCAACCGCGGCCCCGTGCGCCGCGGGGCCTCGCCCTCCGAGCTGGACCGCATGAACCCGGCCGCCGAGCCGGGCGCCTGGCGGGACTGGACGCTGGTGCGCATGCTCCGGGAGCTGGGGGACAACCTGCGGTCGCCGCAGCTGCGCCTCTGGTCCCTCTGGTGGGTCTTCAACTCGGCCGCCTACTACCTCATCGTCTACTACGTGCACGTCCTGTGGAACGTGGTCCACCCCACCACGGACACCACCGCCGTCTACAACGGTGGGGCGGACGCCGCGTCCACCCTGCTCGGTAGGCCCGCGGCGCCCCTGGCCACGCCCGCNNNNNNNNNNNNNNNNNNNNNNNNNNNNNNNNNNNNNNNNNNNNNNNNNNNNNNNNNNNNNNNNNNNNNNNNNNNNNNNNNNNNNNNNNNNNNNNNNNNNNNNNNNNNNNNNNNNNNNNNNNNNNNNNNNNNNNNNNNNNNNNNNNNNNNNNNNNNNNNNNNNNNNNNNNNNNNNNNNNNNNNNNNNNNNNNNNNNNNNNNNNNNNNNNNNNNNNNNNNNNNNNNNNNNNNNNNNNNNNNNNNNNNNNNNNNNNNNNNNNNNNNNNNNNNNNNNNNNNNNNNNNNNNNNNNNNNNNNNNNNNNNNNNNNNNNNNNNNNNNNNNNNNNNNNNNNNNNNNNNNNNNNNNNNNNNNNCGTCCTGTCTCCCCAGGTGCCATCACCTCCTTCTCCGCGGGCTTTGTGAAGATCCGCTGGGCGCTGTGGGCGAAGCTGGTCATCGCGGGCGTGACGGCGGTGCAGGCCATCCTGGTCTTCCTCATGTACAGCACCAGCAACATCTGGCTGTGCTACATGGCCTTTGTGCTCTTCCGTGGCGCCTACCAGTTCTTGGTGCCCATTGCCACGTGAGTTGAACTGAGTCGGGCGGCTGTGAGGCCACGGTCTGGGTGGCCACTGAAGTGCCAGCTCCCAGAGCCCGGGCCACTGGTGGATGGCTGGAGGGCACACACCTTTCTCCTGCCGGTTGGGGCTGGGCAGGCCATCCGCATATGTAAAGAGGTCTCCCTTCCAGAATGTTCCATGGGGAGCAGAAGAACTGTGTGCGGGCAGCACCAAGCCCATTCCGTGGTGTGTGCTCACTTGTGTCGGGGGGAACAGTGAACGCAGGGTGCTCTCGGTTGGCCCGGTTGTCCGTTTGTCCACAGCACAGCCTGTCCTGGCTTCTGTGACCCTGagcttggcacagagcctggtCCACGTGGCGTCCCCTCCGCTTCTCCCGCAGACGGTACTTAGCGTTTACAGTACCAGCCCTTGTGAAGTCCTTCCCAGCTCCCTTCCCTGTCTTCAGGGCCCCAAGCGCTGCTCTGGGCCTGTCTGCAGAGCACGAGGCCCCTGTCCCCTTCCACTACGGAGCAGTGACGCACGGCCAGGGAGTGACCAGGTGGCCCAGCTCGCCCTCCGCCCAGGGCTCTCCTGGTGCCCTCGCATTCCTCACACCCCTGGGGACTCCCCTCTATCTGCCCAGGGCTGTCCCCAGAGCTGCCCTCCGGCCACTTGTGCCTTCAGAACCTTCTCCCGCCCGTGTCCAGCTTGCTGAGATCCTCTCTGTGCTCCTTTGAACTGACTCTTTCACGAAGCTGATACCACTCGTGCTCACGTCACACGTGTCCGTGTTACGTGCACGTGGGAGCCTCCCTCCCcgtgccccctgcccccggcGGGTGGGCCTGCGTCC
This window contains:
- the SLC19A1 gene encoding reduced folate transporter isoform X2, whose translation is MVPSSQVMEKAVPAEPGPDPELKSWRCLVFYLCFYGFMAQLRPGESFITPYLLGPEKNFTREQGCVGLSVNRSHRQRQGETSFHLLKAQRPRSAHHRPSRPSTRWSRAARGGRRAGRARPSRGGRVTRPRPAGHQRDHAGAVLLVPGRAGARVPADRLPALQAGAGAAGSELRVRVAAAAARPLRAAHAAHGALLQRHHGRAHRLLLLHLLARAARALPAHGRLLARRHAAGRLHQLGAGPAARQRGRAPLLHAQLHLARPPRPQPGPRPLPEAPQAQPLLQPRPRAPRGLALRAGPHEPGRRAGRLAGLDAGAHAPGAGGQPAVAAAAPLVPLVGLQLGRLLPHRLLRARPVERGPPHHGHHRRLQRWGGRRVHPARCHHLLLRGLCEDPLGAVGEAGHRGRDGGAGHPGLPHVQHQQHLAVLHGLCALPWRLPVLGAHCHTTAQRSPSASVILLKGFSVFRSRLLSLKSSVPWSSESIHSLPPSSRPSSPSLFLTSGVWVSQSTHRSLPYLSTPVRPGPWLMPAVCLPYTRQQSGAGGGDIGACRRDPSGPFPHPTLSGFLVLLRRA
- the SLC19A1 gene encoding reduced folate transporter isoform X1, with protein sequence MGRAEAGQLRGSGRAPCPGNGIVSSGAAGGLGSMVPSSQVMEKAVPAEPGPDPELKSWRCLVFYLCFYGFMAQLRPGESFITPYLLGPEKNFTREQGCVGLSVNRSHRQRQGETSFHLLKAQRPRSAHHRPSRPSTRWSRAARGGRRAGRARPSRGGRVTRPRPAGHQRDHAGAVLLVPGRAGARVPADRLPALQAGAGAAGSELRVRVAAAAARPLRAAHAAHGALLQRHHGRAHRLLLLHLLARAARALPAHGRLLARRHAAGRLHQLGAGPAARQRGRAPLLHAQLHLARPPRPQPGPRPLPEAPQAQPLLQPRPRAPRGLALRAGPHEPGRRAGRLAGLDAGAHAPGAGGQPAVAAAAPLVPLVGLQLGRLLPHRLLRARPVERGPPHHGHHRRLQRWGGRRVHPARCHHLLLRGLCEDPLGAVGEAGHRGRDGGAGHPGLPHVQHQQHLAVLHGLCALPWRLPVLGAHCHTTAQRSPSASVILLKGFSVFRSRLLSLKSSVPWSSESIHSLPPSSRPSSPSLFLTSGVWVSQSTHRSLPYLSTPVRPGPWLMPAVCLPYTRQQSGAGGGDIGACRRDPSGPFPHPTLSGFLVLLRRA
- the SLC19A1 gene encoding reduced folate transporter isoform X5 gives rise to the protein MGRAEAGQLRGSGRAPCPGNGIVSSGAAGGLGSMVPSSQVMEKAVPAEPGPDPELKSWRCLVFYLCFYGFMAQLRPGESFITPYLLGPEKNFTREQVTNEITPVLSYSYLAVLVPVFLLTDYLRYKPVLVLQGLSYVSVWLLLLLGRSVPHMQLMELFFSVTMAARIAYSSYIFSLVRPARYQRMAGYSRAATLLGVFTSSVLGQLLVSVGGLPFSTLNYISLALLALSLGLALFLKRPKRSLFFNRGPVRRGASPSELDRMNPAAEPGAWRDWTLVRMLRELGDNLRSPQLRLWSLWWVFNSAAYYLIVYYVHVLWNVVHPTTDTTAVYNGGADAASTLLGAITSFSAGFVKIRWALWAKLVIAGVTAVQAILVFLMYSTSNIWLCYMAFVLFRGAYQFLVPIATPQHSGAPRPLSSS
- the SLC19A1 gene encoding reduced folate transporter isoform X4, with product MGRAEAGQLRGSGRAPCPGNGIVSSGAAGGLGSMVPSSQVMEKAVPAEPGPDPELKSWRCLVFYLCFYGFMAQLRPGESFITPYLLGPEKNFTREQVTNEITPVLSYSYLAVLVPVFLLTDYLRYKPVLVLQGLSYVSVWLLLLLGRSVPHMQLMELFFSVTMAARIAYSSYIFSLVRPARYQRMAGYSRAATLLGVFTSSVLGQLLVSVGGLPFSTLNYISLALLALSLGLALFLKRPKRSLFFNRGPVRRGASPSELDRMNPAAEPGAWRDWTLVRMLRELGDNLRSPQLRLWSLWWVFNSAAYYLIVYYVHVLWNVVHPTTDTTAVYNGGADAASTLLGAITSFSAGFVKIRWALWAKLVIAGVTAVQAILVFLMYSTSNIWLCYMAFVLFRGAYQFLVPIATFQIASSLSKELCALVFGVNTFLATVLKTVITLVVSDKRGLGLPVHSQISALPVNTCQTWALAHASCLSAIHKTAKWSWWG
- the SLC19A1 gene encoding reduced folate transporter isoform X3, whose translation is MGRAEAGQLRGSGRAPCPGNGIVSSGAAGGLGSMVPSSQVMEKAVPAEPGPDPELKSWRCLVFYLCFYGFMAQLRPGESFITPYLLGPEKNFTREQVTNEITPVLSYSYLAVLVPVFLLTDYLRYKPVLVLQGLSYVSVWLLLLLGRSVPHMQLMELFFSVTMAARIAYSSYIFSLVRPARYQRMAGYSRAATLLGVFTSSVLGQLLVSVGGLPFSTLNYISLALLALSLGLALFLKRPKRSLFFNRGPVRRGASPSELDRMNPAAEPGAWRDWTLVRMLRELGDNLRSPQLRLWSLWWVFNSAAYYLIVYYVHVLWNVVHPTTDTTAVYNGGADAASTLLGAITSFSAGFVKIRWALWAKLVIAGVTAVQAILVFLMYSTSNIWLCYMAFVLFRGAYQFLVPIATFQIASSLSKELCALVFGVNTFLATVLKTVITLVVSDKRGLGLPVHSQFLVYFVYFLVLFGAYLSGAVLVVLRHLRDSHHAPQPPELRSLAEEKVMPMLSVQDGGLSSLQTGAPPLASQEQNQQPEAKA